A single genomic interval of Candidatus Angelobacter sp. harbors:
- a CDS encoding transglutaminase-like domain-containing protein: MSSSIATEKATALSEGQRAALIKLLSDEDPAVYHLVREKILSYGQTAGRWMQPHVLSSDPVLRRRAQEIIDHLARQSADNRFLAFCLSQRGEDFDLEQGAWLLAQTRYPDINVAAYQALFDSYAGDLREQIDFGDKPEQILASINQYLFAELGFYGNEQNYYELENSYLNRVVDRRTGNPITLCLIYLFVSRRLHLPVTGVGMPGHFLCLCRFQCSTDEFYIDAFNRGKLLTKNDCLKYLVQTNYGFQEGLLSPATARRILLRMCSNLHQIYLHLKMPDETARLQRYIVALAR, encoded by the coding sequence ATGAGTTCTTCGATCGCCACTGAAAAAGCGACCGCTCTGTCCGAGGGCCAGAGGGCGGCTTTAATCAAGCTGCTGTCGGACGAGGACCCTGCGGTTTACCATCTAGTGCGCGAAAAAATCCTTTCTTACGGACAGACGGCGGGACGCTGGATGCAGCCGCATGTCCTGAGCAGCGACCCGGTTCTCCGCCGGCGCGCGCAGGAGATCATCGACCACCTGGCGCGCCAATCAGCCGACAACCGGTTTCTGGCGTTCTGTCTCAGCCAGCGGGGCGAGGACTTCGACCTGGAACAGGGCGCATGGTTGCTTGCCCAGACGCGCTACCCGGACATCAATGTCGCGGCATATCAGGCGCTGTTCGACAGTTATGCCGGAGATTTGCGCGAGCAGATCGATTTCGGCGACAAGCCGGAGCAAATTCTCGCCAGCATCAATCAATATCTCTTTGCCGAGCTTGGCTTTTATGGCAACGAACAGAATTACTACGAACTGGAAAACAGTTACTTGAATCGTGTCGTGGACCGGCGCACCGGCAACCCGATAACTCTTTGCCTGATCTATCTGTTTGTGTCACGGCGATTGCACCTGCCGGTGACGGGCGTCGGCATGCCCGGGCATTTCCTTTGCCTGTGCCGGTTCCAGTGTTCGACGGATGAGTTTTATATCGATGCTTTCAATCGCGGCAAACTGCTGACCAAAAACGACTGCCTGAAGTATCTCGTGCAAACCAATTATGGGTTTCAGGAGGGATTGCTTTCGCCTGCCACGGCGCGGCGCATCCTGCTCCGCATGTGCTCCAACCTCCATCAGATTTATCTCCACCTGAAAATGCCCGACGAAACCGCGCGGCTACAACGCTACATCGTCGCTCTGGCGAGATGA
- a CDS encoding SDR family oxidoreductase, translating to MNPTMFSLQNRIALVTGAGSGIGAAIAETFARAGAFVFVTDRIEKPGRETTGRIKAQKGQAEFLSLDVTGEENCARVAETVLSSHGRLDVLVNNAGIGHVGTMMQTAGADLDRLYAVNVRGVFNVTRAFLPHMLERKSGNIINLASIGGVVGVRDRLAYCATKFAVVGLTRSLALDHALDGIRVNCICPGRVETPFVAARLKEYPDPEKARQEMSATQAVGRMGRPEEIAAAALYLASDESAFVTGTEFIIDGGFSAGK from the coding sequence ATGAATCCAACCATGTTCAGTCTCCAGAACAGGATCGCGTTAGTCACCGGCGCTGGCTCAGGCATCGGCGCGGCGATTGCCGAGACGTTCGCGCGCGCGGGCGCGTTTGTATTCGTGACCGACCGCATTGAAAAACCCGGACGCGAGACGACCGGAAGAATTAAAGCGCAGAAGGGACAGGCGGAGTTTCTTTCACTGGATGTCACGGGCGAGGAAAATTGCGCCCGTGTCGCGGAGACCGTTCTTTCCAGCCACGGCCGGCTCGATGTGCTCGTGAACAACGCCGGCATCGGCCACGTGGGCACGATGATGCAAACGGCTGGCGCGGATCTGGACAGGCTTTACGCGGTCAATGTGCGCGGCGTGTTCAACGTCACACGGGCTTTTCTACCTCACATGCTGGAACGAAAGTCCGGCAACATCATCAACCTGGCATCCATCGGCGGCGTCGTGGGCGTGCGTGACCGGCTCGCTTATTGCGCCACCAAGTTCGCCGTCGTCGGCCTTACCAGAAGCCTGGCGCTCGACCACGCGCTCGACGGCATCCGCGTCAACTGCATCTGTCCGGGGCGAGTGGAAACGCCGTTTGTCGCGGCCCGCCTCAAAGAGTATCCTGATCCGGAAAAGGCCCGCCAAGAAATGTCCGCGACCCAAGCTGTCGGGCGGATGGGCAGACCGGAGGAAATCGCTGCTGCGGCACTTTATCTGGCGAGCGATGAATCGGCGTTCGTCACCGGCACGGAATTCATTATTGACGGCGGTTTCAGCGCCGGGAAGTAG
- a CDS encoding ACT domain-containing protein yields MQITKQLAIFLENRPGTLARVCDALAEAKINIYAITTSDTVDHSVIRMIVSDPRKALLLFEEHDTLVVEDDVLMVDGDNKPGSLAKIAHKLAAAKINIEYCYCATSPDAKKGLLVLRASDAHRALKVLNS; encoded by the coding sequence ATGCAAATAACGAAACAACTTGCCATCTTTTTGGAAAACCGGCCCGGCACACTGGCGCGCGTTTGTGACGCGCTGGCAGAGGCCAAAATCAACATCTACGCCATCACGACCAGCGACACGGTTGATCATAGCGTCATTCGGATGATTGTCAGCGATCCCCGCAAGGCCCTCCTTTTGTTCGAAGAGCACGACACACTCGTGGTCGAGGACGACGTGTTGATGGTCGATGGCGACAACAAGCCGGGGTCGCTGGCGAAGATAGCGCACAAGCTCGCTGCCGCGAAAATCAACATTGAGTACTGCTATTGCGCGACCAGCCCGGACGCGAAAAAGGGCCTGCTCGTATTGCGTGCCTCTGATGCTCATCGAGCGCTCAAGGTGTTGAACAGCTGA